Sequence from the Catenuloplanes indicus genome:
CAGTTGCGGCACTTCCCGCAGACCAGGTGTCCCTCGCCGCTGACCAGGTCACCGACCGTGACGTCGGTGACGTTCCGGCCGATCTCGACGACCTCACCGGCGAACTCGTGCCCGACGATCAGCGGCGTGCGGATCGACTGCTGCGCCCAGCCGTCCCAGGCCCGGATGTGCAGGTCGGTGCCGCAGATCCCGGTCCGCCGCACCCGGACCAGCACGTCATCGGCGCCGACGGCCGGTTCGGGCACGTCCGTGAGCCACAGGCCGGGCTCGGCTCTCTCCTTGACCAGTGCCTTCAACGGGTCGGCTCCTCAACGGGCGGAAGTGGGCGATTCAGAGTCAATGTTCACCATTGCCGCCGCACCGGTCCATCGAGGATTTCTTAACCCGGCCCGCAGCACAGCTTCACGCGCCCCAGTCACCGGTACGCACGAAGCGTTCCAGCCGCCGGGCCGGCTCGGCCAGGTCCCAGCCCTTGCCGGCCACCCAGTCGTCGTCGTAGAACGTGCGGCGGTACGGGTCGGCGCCGTCGGCGGCCACGACGACCACGGTGCCGGACTCGCCGGCCCGGCTCATCCGGTGCGCCAGGTGGCAGGCGCCCCAGAGGCAGGCGCCGGTCGACGGGCCGGCCGGCACGCCGAGCGCACCGGCGAGGAAGCGCATGGCGGCCACGCTGGACGCGTCCGGCACCGGGATGACCAGGTCCACCACGGCCGGGTCGAAGGCCGGCTCCATCCGCGGCCGGCCGATGCCCTCGATCCGGGACGGCATGCCGGTCGCGTAGTCGCGGGCATCGGTGACCCAGCCGGGGAAGTACGCCGAGTTCTCCGCGTCGACGACCGCGAGGCGGGTGGCGTGCCCGTGCCGTCGCAGGTAGCGGCCGATCGCCCGGGACGTGGCGCCGGTGCCGGCTCCTGTGACGATCCAGGCCGGCTCCGGGGTGAGGGCGTGCATGATCTCGTCGGGCAGGCCGGGCACACCGTTGTCCAGGTCCGCGTCGATGGCCGGGCCGAGCGTTGACAGGCAGTCCAGGTAGTGCCCGCTCACCTGCCGCGCCAGCCGTTCCGCGTTCTCGTACACGGCCAGCGGCGGGTCGACGCGGTGCACGGTCCCGCCGTGCGCGGCGATCCGGGCGATCCGGTCCGGCGCGGACCTACCGGGGACCACGGCGGTGAACGACAACCCGAGCATCCGGGCGACGTGCGCCTCGGCGACCGCCATGTTCCCGCCGGTCGCCTCCACCAGCGGCGTCCCGCGCCGGACGTCGCCGCGGGCGACGGCGCCGAGAAGCAGGCTGCGGGCGAACCGGTACTTGACGCTCCCGGTGACCCGCGCCGACTCGTCCTTCACCAGGATCGGCACCGACGGCATGGCGGGTAGCGGAAGGCGGTGGAGCGGCGTCGCCCTCTCGGCCGCCCGGTCGGCCTCCAGGAGCCCGGTGGCATACCTGACCCAGTCCCGATCAGACATCGATCACTCCCCCCACCGGCTCACCTCGTACGGCCAAGCCTAGGGGCACCGGCGACCGGACCCCGACCGCGCCGAGGACATCGTGCAGGAGACGCTGGTGCGCGCCTGGCGGCATCCGGAGGAGCGCGACGCCCACGGCAACTGGACCCGGCCCTGGCTGCGCACCGTGGCGCGGCGGATCGCGATCGACCAGATCCGCGCCACGCACGTCCGGCCGCCGGAGTGGCCGTACGATCCGGCGGCGGTCGAGCAGCGCAGCGCCGCCGCCGACGAGATCGACCGGCTGATCGATCGCGGCGAGGTGCTGTCCGCGCTCGCGTCGCTGAACGCGTCGCAGCGCGCGGTGCTGACCGAGACCTACCTGCGGGAACGCACCACGGTGGAGGCGGCCGGGGCAATCGGCGTGCCGGTCGGCACGGTCCGCTCCCGGATGTTCTATGCGCCGCGCGCGCTGCGGGCCGCGTTGCTGCGCCGGGGATTCCGGCCGGCGGACGGCGTCAGCCCGGCTGGATCGAGCCGGTCAGGCCGGCGACCCGGCCGAGGTCGTCGAACGTGGCGCGCAGGCCGGTGCCGCCCGGGTGGCGGGCGGTCACCTCGGCCGGGGTGTCCTCGACCTGCCAGCCCTGCTGGGTGAGGAACGAGGTGACCATCAGCCGGTGGTCGACCGGGAAGCCCTGGAGGATCTGGCCGATGACCGTGAGGACGCGCTCCGGGCGGGCCGGTGCGACGATCTCGGCGGGAAGCCCTTCCAGGTGGAAGAAGAGCGCGCCGCCGTCGTACGGCCCGCGGTAGTAGCAGCGGCCGCTCAGCGCGGACGCGACCAGCGCCAGCTGCCCGCCCTGCGCCCGGTCCAGCGGGAACGACGCCTCGGTCAGCTCCGCGATCCCGGCGTTCGTGCCGTACTGGCGCATCCACATGGCCAGGCCGAGCAGCGCCGGTGGGAGGTCGCTGGCCTCGTTCGCCCACGCCCACAGCCAGGTGCCGTCCCCATGGCTCTCGGTGCCGAGCAGCTGCACCCGGTAGCGCAGGTCACCGCCGAACGTGGCCACCCCCTCGGTCAGGTCGAGCTGCCAGTCACGCTCGCCGAGGTGGTCGGCGAGTGCGAGCTGACGGGCGAAGGCGGTGGCGACGTGGCGGCTGAACAGCTCCTCGAACGGGGTCACGCCCGGATCGTACGTGTCCTGATCAACGGGCCCCGAGGACGTCGGCGGCCCGGTCGATCTCCTCCTCGGTGTTGAAGTAGTGCGGGGACAGGCGCAGGCACCACTCGACGCCCTTGTCCGCGAAGTCGAACCGGGCGTGCTCGCGCAGCGTCACCGAGCTGTTGATGCCGTGGCCGGCCAGCTCCGCCTTCAACGGCTCCGGCTCCGCGCCCGCGACCGCGCAGGTGACGATCGCGCCCAGCTCGGGGCCGCGGTCCAGCACCCGGACGCCGTCGATCCCGCGCAGCCGGTCGCGCAGCGACGCGGCCAGGCCCAGGGCACGCCGGGACAGCGCGGGCACACCGATCCGGCGCGCGTAGCGGATCGCGGCGGTGAGGCCGAGCAGCGCCGCGTACGGGAACTCCCAGTCCTCGAACCGGGCCGCGGACGCGACCGTCCGGTAGTCGCCGGTGCCGGTCCACTGCGCGCCGCGCATGTCGATGAACAGCGGCTCGTAGCCGGCCTCGAGGACGCGCGCGGACACGTACAGCAGACCGGTGCCGCGTGGTCCGCGCAGGAACTTGCGGCCGGTCGCGGTGAGCAGGTCCGCGCCGATGGCGGTCACGTCCAGCGGCAGCTGCCCGATCGACTGGCACGCGTCGACCAGGTACAGCAGGTCCAGCTCGCGGCAGTGCCGGCCGATCTCGGCGACCGGCGCGATCAGGCCGGAGCTGGTCGGGACGTGGGTGACCGCGACCAGCCGGGGCCGGTGCGCGCGCATCAGCGCGGCCATCGCGTCCACGTCCACGCCGCCGCCGGGTGCGTCCGGCGCGTGCACCACGCGCACGCCGCGCCGCCGGGCCAGCGACAGGAACGCGATCTGGTTGGAGATGTAGTCGTCCCGGGTGGTGAGCACGACGTCGCCGGGCGCGAAGTCGATCGCGGACAGCGCGGTCGCGTACGCGTGCGTGCTGTTGTTCGCGAACGCGATCTCCGCCGGCCGCGCGCCGAGCAGCGCCGCCGCCTCGGTGTAGAACCCCTGGATCTGCTCCGCGCGGGCGTCCGCGGCCTCGTAGCCGCCGATCTCGGCCTCCAGCCGCAGGTGCCCGGTCATCGCGTCCAGCACCGGCTCCGGCGGCAGGCTGCTGCCCGCGTTGTTGAGGTGGACCACGCGCGCACAACCGGGGGTGTCGGCACGCAGCGCGGCGACGTCGAGAGTTTCCATACGCGACGATAGCAATCAATACGTGCCGGGTCTTCGCCGGCCTCGGCGTGAATGTGCCCCAGAACGACTACGCGGAGGCGGTGCTCTACCGCGGCACGGCGGCGGAGAACGCGCCGTAGACGGCGCCGGGCACCACAATGGAGTGGTCCGCGGGTCGCGTGCGAAGGAGCCTGAGATGCAGATCATCCGGTACGAGGCGGGCGGTGCCACCCACGTCGGCGCCGCCGGGGACGACGGTGCGGTGCGGCGGCTCGCCGTACCGTCGCTGGGGTCGCTCCTGGCTCTGCCGCTCGACGAGATCCGGTCCGTCGTGGAGCGTGGCGGGCCGGTCGAGGACGGTGTGCCGAGACGGCTTCCGCCGGTGGACGGGCGGACCGAGGTGTGGGCCAGCGGGGTGACGTACGTCCGGTCGCGGGAGGCACGCCGGGAGGAGAGCCGGGCCGCGGACGTGTACTCGCTGGTCTACGACGCGGACCGGCCGGAGCTGTTCTTCAAGAGTGCGGCGTGGCGGGTGTCCGGCGACGGCGAGCCGATCGGCGTGCGGCCGGACTCCGCCGTCGACGTGCCGGAGCCGGAGCTGGCGCTGGTGCTCAACGCGGCCGGCGAGATCGTCGGCTACACGGTCTGCGACGACGTGTCGTCCCGGTCGATCGAGGGCGAGAACCCGCTCTACCTGCCGCAGGCCAAGGTGTACGCGGGCGCGTGCGCGATCGGGCCGGGCATCCGGCCGGCGTGGGAGGTACCGGACCCGGGCGCGCTCGGGATCACGCTCGTGGTGCGGCGCGGTGACCAGGTCGCGTTCGACGGCGCCACCTCCACCGCGCTGCTGCACCGCACACTCGACGAACTGGTCTCCCACCTGTTCCGGTGCACGCACTTCCCGGAGGGCGCGATCCTGTCCACCGGCACCGGCCTGGTCCCGCCGATGGACTTCACACTGCGCGAGGGTGATGTGGTGGAGATCGGCGTCGAGGGCGTGGGCACGCTGAGCAACCCGGTCGTCGCGGCCGTCCCGGAGGCGTTCGCCTGGCTGGCCGCCCGGGCCGGCGATCCGGCACGCTGACGGGTCCGCGCGGACGGCCGTCCAGCCTCGGTCCAACCGGCGTCCAGCGGCCGGCGCCACCGTGTCGCTGGCGGGGCGGTCCGTTCCCGCCGTCCTTCGTGGATCTGTCGGAGAGGGTGGGATTCATGAATCTTCGGTCACTGTGGCGGGCCGCCGCGGCGCTGGTGGTCTTCTCGGCCGCGTCCGTCGCCGGGGTCGCCGGACCGGCCGGCGCGGCACCGGCCGGTGCCGCGCCGGCCGTTTCGTACCGCGTGTCGGTCTCCTCGGACGGCGCGGTCGCGGTCGAGGAGTCCGCGCCGGCCCGCGGCACGTTGCAGCCCGGGCTCAGCAAGCCGCTCGTGCTGCCCGGCGGCGACGGGTTCGGCGCCGACACCGTCATCACCTGCCACGTCTACGGCAGTGGACCGGTGTCGAACGGCTTCATCGTCTCCTTCGTCATCGGCATCGACTGCGTCGGCGGCGTGCCGAGGCAACTGTTCGTGAACCAGAACATCGCCCGGTACCTGCCGAACAACGGCGGCTACATCATCGAGCCGGGCTCGGACGAGACGTGCGTGGAGAACAACTCGGCGGCACTGTTCTGCTACTCGGAGGCCCCGTGCTTCCAGGCCGGCGCGACGTACGACGGATACGCGCTGATCTTCGGCGTCGACGAGAACGGCGTGCTGCACCAGACCGAGTACTACGCGCCACCGCGAGCCCTCGGCTGCGCGGTCTGATCCCGGTCCGCCGCACCGGATCCGGGCGTGCCGTGATCGGCACGCCCGGATCACGTCTCACTGCGGTACGCGGGCGCCGAACGCGTCGCGGGAGACGCCGCTCCACTCGCGCCAGGTCCTCAGGCGCTCCTGGTAGATCGCCTCGACCTCGGGCAGGACGTCGCCCATGACCAGCCGGCGCGGCGGGTTCTCCGCGTCGACGAGCGCGAGGACCGCCGGTACGGTGGCGGCCGGATCGCCCAGGCGGAAGTCCGTCGCGGTGTCGACGTGGGCCTGCGCGTAGTCCGGCAGCTCGGCGCTCTGCCGGAGCGCACCGGCGAAACCGGTCGCGTACGGGCCGGGCTCGACCAGCGTGACGTGGAATCCGAAGCTCGCGGTCTCCTGCGCCAGCGCCTCGGTGAGGCCCTCGACCGCCCACTTCGACGCGTGGTAGGCGCCGAAGCCCGGATAGGCACGGACCCCGCCCTCGCTGGTGATCTGGAGCAGGTGGCCGCCGCGCTGCCGGCGCAGGACCGGCAGCACCGCCTGGGTGACCCAGACCGCGCCGAAGAAGTTCGTCTCCATCTGCTGCCGCAGCTCGCGCTCGGTGAGCTCCTCGACCATGCCGACGTGGCCGTAGCCGGCGCCGTTGACGACCATGTCGAGCCGGCCGAAGCGCCGTACCGCGTGCCCGACCGCGGCGAACACCGCCTCCCGGTCGGTGACGTCGAGCTCCAGCGGCAGGACCGCGTCGCCGAACCGCGTGACGAGATCGTCCAGGCGCGCGGTGTCCCGGGCGGTGGCGACGACACGGTCGCCGCGCTCGAGGGCCGCCTCGGCCCAGATCCGGCCGAGACCGTTGGACGTACCGGTGATGAACCAGATTTTGCTCATGCATCCGAGTCTGGCGAGCCGCACGTCATGCCACCAGCGAATGTCCGGCATGGTAGATATTCCAGAGTGGCATATCTCAACGTGCATCCGCAGCTGCTGCAGGCGCTGCGGACCGTGCTCGACACCGGCTCGCTGACCGCGGCCGCGGAACGGCTCGGCTTCACCCAGTCCGCGCTGTCGAAGCAGATCGCCACGCTGGAGACCGCGGCCGGCACGCCACTGGTCCGGCGCGGGCCGCGCGGCGTGGAGCCGACCGAGGCGGGCACCCGGCTGGCTGCCCGGGCCGCCACGATCCTGGACCAGCTGGACGCGGCGCGGCGCGAGCTGGACGACGCCGCCGCGCCGCTCGACGGGCGGCTCGCGCTCGGCGGGTTCCCGGCCACGGCGATGGAGCTGGTGCCGCGGGCGATCGCCCGGCTGCGCGCGGACCACCCGTCCATCCGGGTCGGCTTCCTGGAGTCCTCGACGCTGGTGCAGATCCGGCGGCTGCGG
This genomic interval carries:
- a CDS encoding aminotransferase class V-fold PLP-dependent enzyme, whose amino-acid sequence is METLDVAALRADTPGCARVVHLNNAGSSLPPEPVLDAMTGHLRLEAEIGGYEAADARAEQIQGFYTEAAALLGARPAEIAFANNSTHAYATALSAIDFAPGDVVLTTRDDYISNQIAFLSLARRRGVRVVHAPDAPGGGVDVDAMAALMRAHRPRLVAVTHVPTSSGLIAPVAEIGRHCRELDLLYLVDACQSIGQLPLDVTAIGADLLTATGRKFLRGPRGTGLLYVSARVLEAGYEPLFIDMRGAQWTGTGDYRTVASAARFEDWEFPYAALLGLTAAIRYARRIGVPALSRRALGLAASLRDRLRGIDGVRVLDRGPELGAIVTCAVAGAEPEPLKAELAGHGINSSVTLREHARFDFADKGVEWCLRLSPHYFNTEEEIDRAADVLGAR
- a CDS encoding SDR family NAD(P)-dependent oxidoreductase encodes the protein MSKIWFITGTSNGLGRIWAEAALERGDRVVATARDTARLDDLVTRFGDAVLPLELDVTDREAVFAAVGHAVRRFGRLDMVVNGAGYGHVGMVEELTERELRQQMETNFFGAVWVTQAVLPVLRRQRGGHLLQITSEGGVRAYPGFGAYHASKWAVEGLTEALAQETASFGFHVTLVEPGPYATGFAGALRQSAELPDYAQAHVDTATDFRLGDPAATVPAVLALVDAENPPRRLVMGDVLPEVEAIYQERLRTWREWSGVSRDAFGARVPQ
- a CDS encoding fumarylacetoacetate hydrolase family protein, giving the protein MQIIRYEAGGATHVGAAGDDGAVRRLAVPSLGSLLALPLDEIRSVVERGGPVEDGVPRRLPPVDGRTEVWASGVTYVRSREARREESRAADVYSLVYDADRPELFFKSAAWRVSGDGEPIGVRPDSAVDVPEPELALVLNAAGEIVGYTVCDDVSSRSIEGENPLYLPQAKVYAGACAIGPGIRPAWEVPDPGALGITLVVRRGDQVAFDGATSTALLHRTLDELVSHLFRCTHFPEGAILSTGTGLVPPMDFTLREGDVVEIGVEGVGTLSNPVVAAVPEAFAWLAARAGDPAR
- a CDS encoding PLP-dependent cysteine synthase family protein, which encodes MSDRDWVRYATGLLEADRAAERATPLHRLPLPAMPSVPILVKDESARVTGSVKYRFARSLLLGAVARGDVRRGTPLVEATGGNMAVAEAHVARMLGLSFTAVVPGRSAPDRIARIAAHGGTVHRVDPPLAVYENAERLARQVSGHYLDCLSTLGPAIDADLDNGVPGLPDEIMHALTPEPAWIVTGAGTGATSRAIGRYLRRHGHATRLAVVDAENSAYFPGWVTDARDYATGMPSRIEGIGRPRMEPAFDPAVVDLVIPVPDASSVAAMRFLAGALGVPAGPSTGACLWGACHLAHRMSRAGESGTVVVVAADGADPYRRTFYDDDWVAGKGWDLAEPARRLERFVRTGDWGA
- a CDS encoding DUF6882 domain-containing protein: MTPFEELFSRHVATAFARQLALADHLGERDWQLDLTEGVATFGGDLRYRVQLLGTESHGDGTWLWAWANEASDLPPALLGLAMWMRQYGTNAGIAELTEASFPLDRAQGGQLALVASALSGRCYYRGPYDGGALFFHLEGLPAEIVAPARPERVLTVIGQILQGFPVDHRLMVTSFLTQQGWQVEDTPAEVTARHPGGTGLRATFDDLGRVAGLTGSIQPG